One part of the Gemmatimonadaceae bacterium genome encodes these proteins:
- a CDS encoding CPBP family intramembrane glutamic endopeptidase, protein MNTATLARSKTGGRLSTRRWTYFKVSRAHRYSILFALPLLLGYEALAAALAQPGKAELRNGADAMLRGAFTAVAGPRGSLIFIGVIVLIGLALVIRDLRQSRDRLRPGIFAGMLGESILLASVFGIVVGVTTAKLLGSLHSLSLGPIDQTTWATRLMLSLGAGLYEELFFRVLLVTGIAAGARVLLGFGPRASGVTAAVAGALIFSAFHYIGPYGDKLELQSFVFRALSGLAFSGLYLLRGFGITAWTHALYDAFLLLA, encoded by the coding sequence ATGAACACGGCGACACTCGCGCGGTCGAAGACCGGAGGCCGTCTTTCGACGCGCCGCTGGACGTACTTCAAAGTCAGCCGGGCGCATCGGTACAGCATTCTGTTCGCGCTCCCGCTGCTGCTCGGATACGAGGCGCTCGCGGCCGCGCTGGCGCAACCCGGCAAGGCGGAGCTGCGAAATGGCGCCGACGCGATGTTGCGCGGCGCGTTCACCGCGGTCGCCGGTCCGAGGGGCTCGCTGATCTTCATCGGCGTCATCGTTCTCATCGGACTCGCGCTCGTGATTCGCGACCTTCGACAGAGTCGCGACCGGCTGCGTCCCGGAATTTTCGCCGGCATGCTCGGCGAGTCGATTCTTCTCGCGAGCGTGTTCGGAATCGTCGTCGGCGTGACGACGGCGAAGTTGCTCGGATCGCTGCACTCGTTGAGCCTCGGCCCGATCGATCAAACGACCTGGGCCACCCGTCTCATGCTGTCACTGGGCGCCGGTTTGTACGAGGAGCTCTTTTTCCGCGTGCTCCTCGTGACGGGCATCGCCGCGGGCGCGCGCGTGTTGCTCGGCTTTGGTCCACGCGCGTCCGGAGTCACCGCCGCCGTCGCCGGCGCGCTGATCTTCTCGGCGTTTCATTACATCGGACCGTACGGCGACAAGCTCGAGCTGCAGTCGTTCGTCTTCCGCGCGTTGAGCGGGTTGGCGTTCAGCGGTCTCTATCTGCTGCGCGGGTTCGGCATCACGGCCTGGACGCACGCGCTCTACGACGCGTTCCTGCTCTTAGCGTAG
- a CDS encoding M56 family metallopeptidase yields the protein MILLSVAFAILVSILAALAAIGAESVARVLRFSTRWIWVAGLALSIGLSVAAVLVRPTASPPAEPVFIGGIEAASARSPAGWLGRMRAGATAATRWFDASTYTRRLQRTDLARVPSAAIFAAWGATSVVVGILFVAVHARLRSARRRWPRAEVMGVRVRVAPHIGPSAMGFARPEIIIPQWLTMRSGWEQRMAIEHETQHICAHDPELLTIAWLAAIALPWNPAVWFMLSRLRLAMEVDCDARVLRSGAGAAEYGSLLLMVAEHASPIRPSALALADDASHLRSRIVAMDHHVSRSARARAAAMGMLGAVALLVACEAKAPTAAELDRLDGATAAQAARRLGYLTDPDSNVVYRIDGAVVSPQAVRALEAEKIAAIETRRIPGSEPEIRITTSATALRAAPDVPRKLGPAPKALSEPDTAIVWFVNGVRTTFDAGVKVLNRADIESVEIIKGDAAEAIYNVPRGHGVVAIKTKK from the coding sequence ATGATTCTCTTGTCTGTGGCGTTCGCCATCCTCGTGTCGATCCTGGCCGCGTTGGCGGCGATCGGCGCCGAGAGCGTCGCACGAGTTCTGCGCTTCTCGACTCGGTGGATTTGGGTCGCGGGGCTCGCGCTGTCGATTGGGTTGTCCGTAGCGGCGGTCTTGGTGCGGCCAACGGCATCACCACCGGCCGAACCGGTATTCATCGGCGGCATCGAAGCCGCAAGTGCTCGATCGCCGGCGGGATGGTTAGGGCGAATGCGCGCGGGAGCCACGGCGGCGACGCGCTGGTTCGACGCTTCCACCTACACGCGACGGCTCCAGCGAACGGATCTCGCGCGCGTCCCCAGCGCTGCGATCTTCGCCGCTTGGGGCGCGACGAGCGTCGTCGTCGGGATTCTCTTCGTCGCGGTCCACGCTCGACTCCGATCTGCACGGCGTCGGTGGCCGCGCGCGGAAGTGATGGGCGTTCGGGTGCGTGTGGCACCGCATATCGGGCCCTCCGCGATGGGGTTCGCGAGACCGGAAATCATCATACCGCAATGGCTGACCATGCGATCCGGTTGGGAGCAACGGATGGCGATCGAGCACGAGACGCAGCACATCTGTGCGCACGATCCTGAGTTGCTGACGATCGCCTGGCTCGCCGCCATCGCGCTCCCCTGGAACCCGGCTGTGTGGTTCATGCTCTCGCGCCTCCGTCTCGCGATGGAAGTCGATTGCGACGCGCGAGTGCTGCGTTCCGGCGCCGGCGCCGCCGAGTATGGGTCGCTGCTTCTGATGGTTGCCGAACACGCATCGCCGATCCGTCCGAGCGCGCTCGCGCTGGCCGACGACGCGTCACACCTTCGCTCGAGGATCGTTGCAATGGATCATCACGTCTCACGATCGGCGCGCGCTCGCGCCGCGGCGATGGGAATGCTGGGCGCAGTGGCCTTGTTGGTCGCATGCGAAGCAAAGGCTCCGACGGCCGCGGAGCTCGATCGGCTCGACGGCGCAACGGCGGCGCAGGCGGCACGACGGCTTGGGTATTTGACCGATCCGGACAGCAACGTCGTCTATCGCATTGACGGCGCCGTGGTCTCGCCGCAGGCCGTGCGAGCGCTCGAGGCCGAAAAAATCGCGGCGATCGAGACCCGCCGGATTCCCGGGAGCGAGCCGGAGATCCGGATCACGACATCCGCCACGGCGCTGCGCGCTGCGCCCGACGTGCCCCGGAAGCTTGGGCCGGCGCCCAAGGCCCTCTCGGAGCCGGACACCGCCATCGTGTGGTTCGTCAACGGCGTGCGAACGACGTTCGACGCGGGCGTGAAGGTGCTCAACCGTGCGGACATCGAATCGGTGGAGATCATCAAGGGTGACGCGGCCGAGGCGATATACAACGTGCCGCGGGGGCACGGAGTCGTCGCAATAAAGACGAAGAAATAG
- a CDS encoding HEAT repeat domain-containing protein produces MRKTLMVVLTLVAGAAVGGAQPPAKPTARDSAASDSLFRSARSLLDDRQYRRAANSFASLAELYPLTQRAGDALYWQAWGLYQLGKDNGSKTDLGKALDVLTQYNLNYGKNTQMANDATDLYSQIRALQARLGDADAAVDVASQAGKLRQATGCTGSRADDEMRMAALDGLLSMNSADAIPILEAVLKQKDPCKVEMRKKAVFLIAQKRGSSVVSTLLDVARSDPSTDVREQAIFWLGSSQAEAALPALDSIIFQSKDDEVRKKAIFAVSQQRRDAARQTLQRVAQDEKIPEEVRGDAIFWLGQNNIADLEFFKTLFKTTKSTELRSKILNGVATGRSPGASAWLLDIARDKTFDIETRKNAIFWASQRREMDLNVLNTLYDQSKGEDEMQEHILFIYSQRREPAATDKLMSIARTDPNVEMKKKALFWLSQKNDPRVKAFILELINK; encoded by the coding sequence ATGCGTAAGACTCTGATGGTGGTTCTTACTCTGGTCGCCGGTGCTGCCGTCGGCGGCGCGCAACCGCCGGCCAAGCCCACGGCGCGCGACAGCGCCGCCAGTGATTCACTCTTTCGCTCCGCACGCTCGCTGCTCGACGACCGACAGTATCGGCGTGCGGCGAATAGCTTCGCGTCGCTCGCCGAGCTCTATCCGTTGACGCAGCGAGCCGGCGACGCGCTCTACTGGCAGGCGTGGGGCCTTTATCAGCTCGGCAAGGACAACGGCAGTAAGACCGATCTCGGAAAAGCGCTGGACGTGTTGACTCAATACAACCTGAACTACGGCAAGAACACCCAGATGGCCAACGATGCGACGGATCTCTATTCGCAGATCCGCGCGTTGCAAGCCAGGCTCGGGGATGCGGACGCCGCGGTTGATGTCGCCTCCCAGGCTGGAAAGCTGCGGCAAGCCACCGGGTGCACCGGCTCTCGCGCCGACGACGAGATGCGGATGGCGGCGCTGGACGGACTGCTGAGCATGAACTCCGCCGACGCCATTCCGATTCTCGAAGCGGTGCTCAAGCAGAAGGATCCATGCAAGGTGGAAATGCGGAAAAAGGCGGTATTCCTGATCGCCCAGAAGCGCGGATCGTCCGTCGTGTCCACACTGCTCGACGTCGCGCGCTCCGACCCGAGCACCGACGTGCGCGAGCAGGCCATCTTCTGGCTGGGTTCGTCGCAAGCTGAAGCGGCGCTTCCCGCGCTCGATTCCATCATCTTCCAGTCGAAGGACGACGAAGTTCGCAAGAAGGCGATCTTCGCCGTGTCGCAGCAACGGCGCGACGCGGCGCGGCAGACGCTCCAGCGCGTCGCGCAGGATGAGAAAATTCCCGAGGAGGTGCGCGGCGACGCGATCTTCTGGCTCGGGCAGAACAACATCGCCGACCTCGAGTTCTTCAAGACGCTCTTCAAGACGACGAAGAGCACGGAGCTGCGGAGCAAGATCCTGAACGGCGTCGCCACCGGCCGGTCGCCCGGCGCATCCGCCTGGCTGCTCGACATCGCCCGCGACAAGACGTTCGATATCGAGACGCGCAAGAACGCGATCTTCTGGGCGTCGCAGCGCCGCGAGATGGATCTGAACGTGTTGAACACCTTGTACGATCAGTCCAAGGGCGAAGACGAGATGCAGGAGCACATCCTGTTCATCTACTCGCAACGGCGCGAACCCGCGGCGACGGACAAGCTGATGTCGATCGCGCGGACCGATCCAAACGTGGAAATGAAGAAGAAGGCCCTGTTTTGGCTGAGCCAGAAGAACGATCCGCGCGTGAAGGCGTTCATCCTGGAGCTCATCAACAAATGA
- a CDS encoding BlaI/MecI/CopY family transcriptional regulator, which yields MADIYFPPRELAVMSVLWRLGSATVTDVKDALGEELAYTSVLSALQTLEEKGYVRHEAEGRAYRYFATVEAERAGGSALARIRDAIFQGSAERMFAQMVADKRLSKTELQRMRKLLAERLNRDAEDR from the coding sequence ATGGCTGACATCTACTTCCCACCGCGTGAGCTCGCCGTCATGAGTGTTCTCTGGCGCCTCGGCTCCGCCACCGTGACCGACGTGAAGGACGCGCTGGGGGAGGAGCTCGCCTACACGTCGGTGCTTTCCGCGCTCCAGACGCTGGAAGAGAAGGGATATGTGCGCCACGAGGCCGAAGGCCGCGCGTATCGCTACTTCGCGACGGTGGAGGCTGAGCGCGCGGGAGGCAGCGCGTTGGCCCGTATTCGTGACGCGATTTTCCAAGGCTCCGCCGAGCGCATGTTCGCCCAAATGGTAGCGGACAAACGCTTGAGCAAGACCGAGCTGCAGCGCATGCGGAAGCTGCTCGCCGAACGGCTGAATCGCGACGCGGAGGATCGCTGA
- a CDS encoding HEAT repeat domain-containing protein, which produces MTSFFADPRARLAILIAAAASTPVAAQTIAQRLSTADRPVQVIYPSRQTACGDGRSYIGHVFDDSYYFGTDDNTRYQRGNDWSRGPCVHGPTRVVATVFGGEVTRLRVYVGPVPPVSSDVETINASTADATAWLTSLVTGDNARLAASAVLPLVLADAPDPWPLLLRVARDNTRGMSVRRDALMWLGQGAVAHLGIEQKRDDTPDDELRSQAVFALSQRPKAESVPALMDLAKTAKYPSAKRSAIFWLSQTGDPRAADVFADLLGLR; this is translated from the coding sequence ATGACCTCATTCTTCGCTGACCCTCGCGCGCGCCTCGCGATCCTCATCGCGGCCGCGGCATCGACACCGGTCGCCGCGCAGACGATCGCGCAGCGGCTGTCCACTGCCGACCGGCCGGTCCAGGTGATCTATCCCAGCCGCCAAACGGCATGCGGCGACGGACGGAGCTACATCGGGCACGTGTTCGACGACAGCTATTACTTCGGCACCGATGACAACACGAGGTATCAGCGCGGCAACGACTGGTCGCGCGGCCCGTGTGTGCACGGGCCGACCCGCGTCGTGGCGACCGTGTTCGGAGGCGAAGTGACTCGCCTGCGCGTCTATGTCGGCCCGGTCCCGCCGGTGTCGTCCGACGTCGAGACGATCAACGCCAGCACCGCTGATGCGACGGCGTGGCTCACGTCGCTGGTCACGGGCGACAACGCGCGGCTGGCGGCGAGCGCGGTCCTACCGCTGGTGCTGGCAGACGCGCCGGATCCCTGGCCGCTCCTGCTGCGAGTGGCACGCGACAACACGCGGGGAATGAGCGTTCGCCGCGACGCGCTGATGTGGCTCGGCCAAGGCGCCGTCGCCCACCTCGGCATCGAGCAGAAGCGCGACGACACGCCGGACGACGAGCTGCGCTCGCAGGCGGTCTTCGCGCTCTCGCAGCGGCCCAAGGCGGAGAGCGTTCCCGCGTTGATGGACCTCGCCAAGACGGCGAAATATCCGTCGGCGAAACGCTCGGCGATTTTCTGGCTGAGCCAAACCGGCGACCCGCGCGCCGCCGACGTCTTCGCGGATCTACTCGGGCTACGCTAA
- a CDS encoding glycerophosphodiester phosphodiesterase family protein produces the protein MNVLAEYDPGARLVVGHRGAAARFPENTFAAFDYAVGLGVDAIEFDIRITGDGVVVVIHDPTVDRTTGGSGHVARLTAAQLSQADAGARFTPDGGRSFPFAEKGIGVPTLEGLLERYPGIPLLIEIKVAEAAPEALRLFRRHGCEDRVLIDSMDIRALTPFRGTKVSIGAARRDVVSLYWRSAVGLVPRSLPYRALCIPERYGINVPVGRLTRAAASCQVPTHVWTVNEVEDARRLWAGGVIGIVSDDPAAMIALRAQIGQTAK, from the coding sequence TTGAACGTCCTCGCCGAATACGATCCCGGCGCCCGTCTCGTCGTCGGGCATCGCGGCGCCGCGGCCCGTTTCCCCGAGAACACCTTCGCCGCATTCGACTACGCCGTCGGCCTAGGCGTCGACGCGATCGAGTTCGACATCCGGATCACGGGCGATGGGGTCGTCGTCGTCATCCACGATCCGACTGTCGATCGAACCACAGGCGGATCGGGCCACGTGGCACGGCTCACCGCCGCGCAGCTATCCCAGGCGGACGCCGGAGCCCGATTCACCCCGGACGGAGGCCGGAGCTTCCCCTTCGCCGAAAAGGGCATCGGCGTGCCCACCCTGGAGGGCCTTCTGGAGCGGTACCCGGGGATTCCGCTCTTGATCGAGATCAAGGTCGCCGAGGCCGCGCCGGAGGCGCTGCGGCTCTTCCGCCGCCACGGGTGCGAGGATCGCGTGTTGATCGACTCGATGGACATCCGTGCCTTGACCCCTTTCCGGGGAACGAAGGTTTCCATCGGCGCCGCTCGGCGCGACGTCGTCTCGCTGTACTGGCGAAGCGCCGTGGGATTGGTCCCCCGCTCGCTGCCGTACCGGGCCCTTTGCATTCCGGAGCGGTACGGCATCAACGTCCCAGTCGGCCGGCTCACCCGGGCAGCGGCGTCCTGCCAGGTCCCCACGCACGTGTGGACGGTGAATGAGGTCGAGGACGCGCGGCGCCTCTGGGCGGGTGGCGTGATTGGGATCGTCAGCGATGATCCCGCGGCGATGATCGCCTTGCGAGCGCAAATTGGACAAACAGCCAAATAG
- a CDS encoding TonB-dependent receptor, with product MSLQTVRSVVRPRATYGSGSSPWRRAWLALLAAAVAAAPAAGQTGTISGRVTEALSGQPVGNATINALRAGGNGNVTVRSSADGKYTLSNLPAGAYTVTVTARIGLAKKSVDGFAVRGGQTATLDFSMTPIAAQLEQVVTTATSGAEPERIQDSPNPISVVTSAQIEERPSLTVTDHLKAVPGLSISAGGLAQANIVSRGFNNAFSTQMLMLQDYRYAGVPSLRVNVPLLFTGTNEDIDRIEVLQGPAAALYGPNSGNGVLHVITKSPFQSAGTSLTLDGGERSLVRGSFRHAGIIAEDKLAYKFSAEAFTAKDFEYTDPNQPTVYSSTDPRIPPSRRGQAVINDNDLKRYAGEARLDYKLDENTTLISSAGYSMIGSAREITTTFGAAQAKDWSYLNLQERLHHKNFFAQIFYDKSNSGNSDSLDANGTYYLRTGIPVVDKSSILATQVQQGLSWGRTKFVVGAEYLATRPQTEGTIDGRNENDDNINEYGGYVQTTTTLSRMFDFLAAARVDANSRIDGYQFSPRAALIFKPDSNNNFRVTFNRAYASPTSFSFFLDQYSGQTPAPGMPVQIFGNPPKTGWQFANSCTGALGSLCMRSPYAPGLIGASAASAYAGFLTPNAAFGGVSPLQAIIASQPSSKFGGDAAKAALLAAVPLIQGLRPTDANVGTVLVDLNTSKPLGSVPANYAPLGANFANTWEVGYKGSFSQRVSLEADAWFQRRPSDPTTQILNPGILFNGTQLGQYLGANIAAALIAQGVPPAQAAAQAQALATGLATVMAQVPVGAAAFKSPLYTQPYLVFSYQNSPGYINVAGFDVAADFLLPQGWSIATTYSNLNKNVYSDAPGATAANPLAANTPKHRATATLRYDSQEHGYGIEVRGRYADAFPVNSGVFNSYGLPAGSTPYPPVPVNAFIDAGFSWVLPVNGSPRWSLNATNLLDNRVASFVGVPKIGRMIMTRIAYTY from the coding sequence ATGTCTTTGCAGACCGTACGCTCCGTCGTGCGCCCGCGCGCCACCTATGGTTCGGGCAGCTCTCCCTGGCGACGTGCGTGGTTGGCGTTGCTTGCCGCTGCAGTCGCGGCGGCACCGGCGGCCGGCCAGACCGGCACCATCAGCGGTCGCGTGACGGAAGCCCTTTCGGGTCAGCCCGTCGGAAACGCGACGATCAACGCGCTTCGCGCGGGCGGCAATGGAAACGTCACCGTGCGATCGAGCGCGGACGGCAAGTATACCCTATCCAATCTGCCCGCCGGCGCGTACACGGTGACCGTCACCGCCCGCATTGGCCTCGCGAAAAAGAGCGTGGATGGATTCGCGGTCCGCGGCGGTCAGACCGCGACGCTCGACTTCTCGATGACGCCGATCGCCGCTCAGCTCGAGCAGGTCGTCACGACCGCCACCTCCGGCGCGGAGCCCGAGCGTATTCAGGATTCTCCAAACCCGATCTCCGTCGTCACGTCGGCGCAGATCGAAGAGCGGCCGTCGCTCACCGTCACCGACCATTTGAAGGCGGTGCCGGGACTGTCGATCTCAGCCGGCGGTTTGGCGCAGGCGAACATCGTGTCGCGCGGGTTCAACAACGCGTTCTCCACGCAGATGTTGATGCTGCAGGACTATCGGTATGCCGGCGTGCCGTCGCTGCGCGTCAACGTGCCGCTGCTTTTCACGGGCACGAACGAGGACATCGATCGAATCGAGGTTTTGCAGGGACCAGCGGCCGCGCTCTACGGCCCGAACTCCGGAAACGGCGTGCTGCACGTCATCACCAAGTCGCCGTTCCAGTCGGCCGGCACGTCGCTGACGCTCGACGGCGGCGAACGGTCGCTCGTCCGCGGCAGCTTCCGCCACGCCGGCATCATCGCCGAAGACAAACTGGCGTACAAGTTCTCGGCCGAGGCGTTCACCGCCAAGGATTTTGAGTACACCGATCCCAACCAACCGACGGTCTACTCGAGCACCGATCCGCGCATTCCGCCGTCACGCCGAGGTCAGGCCGTGATCAACGACAATGACCTCAAGCGCTACGCCGGCGAGGCGCGCCTCGACTACAAGCTCGACGAGAACACGACGCTCATCTCGAGCGCCGGCTACTCGATGATCGGCAGCGCCCGCGAGATCACGACGACGTTCGGCGCGGCGCAGGCGAAAGACTGGAGCTATCTGAATCTCCAGGAGCGCCTCCACCACAAAAATTTCTTCGCGCAGATCTTCTACGACAAGTCGAACTCCGGAAATTCCGACAGCCTCGACGCCAACGGCACGTATTACTTGCGCACCGGCATTCCCGTCGTCGACAAGTCGAGCATTCTCGCGACGCAGGTGCAGCAGGGACTTTCGTGGGGCCGCACCAAGTTCGTCGTCGGCGCCGAGTATCTCGCCACGCGTCCGCAGACCGAAGGCACGATCGACGGCCGCAACGAGAACGACGACAACATCAACGAGTACGGTGGCTACGTTCAAACGACGACGACGCTCTCGAGGATGTTCGACTTTCTCGCGGCCGCTCGCGTCGACGCGAACTCACGCATCGACGGCTATCAGTTCTCGCCGCGCGCCGCACTGATCTTCAAGCCGGATTCGAACAACAACTTCCGCGTCACGTTCAACCGCGCGTACGCGTCACCCACGTCGTTCTCGTTCTTCCTCGACCAGTATTCGGGTCAGACGCCGGCGCCGGGCATGCCGGTGCAGATCTTCGGCAACCCGCCCAAGACCGGATGGCAGTTCGCAAACAGCTGTACGGGCGCGCTTGGTTCCCTCTGCATGCGCTCGCCCTATGCTCCCGGCTTGATCGGCGCGTCGGCCGCATCGGCCTACGCTGGCTTCCTTACCCCTAACGCGGCCTTCGGCGGCGTCAGTCCGCTTCAGGCGATCATCGCGTCGCAGCCGTCGAGCAAGTTTGGAGGCGACGCGGCCAAGGCAGCATTGCTCGCCGCCGTGCCTCTGATTCAGGGCCTCCGGCCGACCGACGCGAACGTCGGGACTGTCCTGGTCGACCTGAACACGAGCAAGCCGCTCGGATCGGTGCCGGCCAACTACGCGCCGCTCGGCGCCAACTTCGCCAACACGTGGGAGGTCGGCTACAAAGGATCGTTCTCGCAGCGTGTGAGCCTCGAGGCCGACGCGTGGTTCCAGCGGCGCCCCTCGGATCCAACGACGCAGATTCTCAACCCGGGCATCCTCTTCAACGGAACGCAGCTGGGCCAATACCTCGGCGCGAACATCGCGGCGGCGCTGATCGCCCAGGGCGTACCGCCGGCCCAAGCCGCGGCACAGGCCCAAGCGCTGGCGACAGGGCTTGCGACGGTCATGGCGCAGGTGCCCGTCGGCGCAGCGGCGTTCAAGAGCCCGCTCTACACGCAGCCGTACCTTGTGTTCTCGTACCAGAACTCGCCCGGCTACATCAATGTGGCTGGCTTTGACGTCGCGGCTGACTTCCTCCTCCCGCAGGGGTGGTCCATCGCAACCACGTATTCGAACCTCAACAAGAACGTCTACTCCGATGCGCCCGGCGCGACAGCGGCGAACCCGCTCGCCGCCAACACGCCAAAGCACCGTGCTACAGCTACGTTGCGGTACGACAGCCAAGAGCACGGATATGGAATCGAGGTGCGCGGCCGCTACGCGGATGCATTCCCGGTCAACTCGGGAGTGTTCAACTCGTACGGATTGCCGGCGGGCTCCACGCCGTATCCGCCGGTGCCGGTCAACGCGTTCATCGACGCTGGATTCTCGTGGGTGCTTCCGGTCAACGGGTCCCCGCGATGGTCGTTGAACGCAACGAACCTGCTCGACAATCGCGTGGCCAGCTTCGTCGGTGTGCCGAAGATCGGCCGCATGATCATGACGCGGATCGCGTACACGTACTGA
- a CDS encoding HEAT repeat domain-containing protein, translating into MRWSVAVLALVAAAPFSSLAAQSVARRVDAVREGTVRLSYPARPGVCGNGDGGVSINSRRGDGVQYWGGRICETGPVRVSIGRSEGRTISVRKWVGGRWPSASDATDLGSVDPTEAAHYLLSVAPTIGGRNANEAISAAAIADATTIAPELTRLVQNGDAPTDTRKDALFWLGESDILATEFARLYDRSQPFELREQWTFVLAQRQEGPTLDKLIEIARNDSDVEIRKRAMFWLGQSHDPKALQFLHDLILR; encoded by the coding sequence ATGAGGTGGAGCGTCGCGGTACTCGCGTTGGTTGCCGCGGCGCCATTCTCATCGCTCGCCGCGCAGTCGGTCGCGCGGCGAGTCGACGCCGTACGAGAGGGCACGGTGCGCCTTTCGTACCCGGCCCGGCCGGGCGTGTGCGGCAACGGCGACGGCGGGGTCTCCATCAACAGCCGCCGCGGCGACGGCGTGCAGTACTGGGGCGGGCGCATTTGCGAGACCGGTCCGGTGCGCGTGTCGATCGGCCGCAGCGAGGGACGGACGATCAGCGTTCGCAAATGGGTCGGCGGCCGCTGGCCGTCGGCGTCGGACGCGACGGACCTCGGCAGCGTCGACCCGACCGAGGCCGCTCACTACCTCCTCTCGGTCGCGCCGACGATCGGCGGGCGCAACGCGAACGAGGCGATTTCCGCCGCCGCGATCGCCGACGCGACGACGATCGCGCCCGAGCTCACGCGCCTCGTGCAGAACGGCGACGCGCCGACTGACACTCGCAAGGACGCGCTCTTCTGGCTGGGCGAGAGCGACATCCTCGCGACGGAGTTCGCGCGGCTGTACGATCGCTCACAGCCGTTCGAGCTGCGCGAGCAGTGGACGTTCGTGCTCGCGCAGCGGCAGGAGGGTCCCACACTCGACAAGCTGATCGAGATCGCGCGGAACGATTCCGACGTCGAAATCCGCAAGCGCGCGATGTTCTGGCTCGGGCAGAGCCACGACCCCAAAGCGCTTCAGTTTCTCCATGACCTCATTCTTCGCTGA
- a CDS encoding nitronate monooxygenase — protein sequence MSVAHRTRLARDAGIDLPIICGAMYPCTNPELVAAASAAGAIGIVQPVSMTFVYGHDFREGLRLIRRTTDRPFGMNALIEKSSRSYHERLVRWVDIALEEGVRFFITSLGNPRWVVDRAAQVGGIVYHDVTDRRWAEKAAQNGVRGLIAVNSEAGGHPGKLGPQALFDDVAPLGLPVICAGGVGDARGFRAMMDLGYDGVQLGTRFIASNECRAHEDYKRAIVAADPADIVLTERLTGLPVAVLNNEYIQRLGLRAGPIARYMLRHRRMKYWMRSIYAATSHRRLKQSSLTSAGAREYWQAGKSVGGIQDVRSVKDIVEELAAALG from the coding sequence ATGTCCGTCGCACACCGAACACGCCTCGCCCGCGACGCGGGGATCGATCTGCCGATCATCTGCGGGGCCATGTATCCCTGCACCAACCCCGAGCTCGTCGCCGCCGCCTCGGCCGCGGGCGCCATCGGGATCGTGCAGCCGGTGTCGATGACCTTCGTCTACGGCCACGATTTCAGAGAGGGGCTGAGGCTTATCCGACGAACGACAGACCGCCCTTTTGGCATGAACGCGCTGATCGAAAAATCGTCGCGATCATATCACGAACGGCTCGTCCGTTGGGTCGACATCGCGCTCGAGGAGGGCGTTCGGTTCTTCATTACGTCGCTCGGCAATCCGAGATGGGTGGTCGACCGGGCGGCTCAGGTCGGCGGTATCGTCTATCATGACGTCACCGACCGACGCTGGGCAGAAAAAGCCGCCCAGAATGGCGTACGCGGCCTGATCGCGGTCAACAGCGAGGCAGGAGGTCACCCCGGAAAGCTCGGGCCTCAGGCGCTGTTCGACGATGTCGCGCCGCTCGGGCTCCCGGTGATCTGCGCGGGCGGCGTGGGAGACGCGCGCGGTTTTCGGGCGATGATGGACCTGGGCTACGACGGGGTGCAGCTCGGGACGCGGTTCATCGCCTCCAACGAGTGCCGGGCGCACGAGGACTACAAGCGCGCGATCGTCGCGGCCGACCCGGCGGACATCGTCCTCACAGAGCGGCTGACAGGGCTTCCTGTCGCCGTGCTCAACAATGAATACATCCAGCGGCTGGGTCTGCGGGCCGGCCCGATCGCGCGATACATGCTACGCCACCGCAGGATGAAGTACTGGATGCGGTCGATCTACGCAGCTACGTCACATCGCCGGTTGAAGCAGTCGTCGCTGACGTCGGCGGGGGCACGTGAGTATTGGCAGGCGGGAAAGAGCGTGGGGGGAATCCAGGACGTACGGTCCGTCAAGGACATTGTTGAGGAGCTTGCGGCTGCGCTTGGGTAA
- a CDS encoding sigma-70 family RNA polymerase sigma factor, which translates to MDRQLVARCIDGDGTAERALYDAHVDRIYRLMHRMAGDGDLAADFTQEAFIRAFQRLEQFRGDSSLATWLHTIAVSVALNGMRKVKRLRVRSDTMDSIAELPAAGNPAGLTSDLRTRLHAAIDALSEKLRPVFVMHDVEGYTHDEIAGTLGIPVGTSKARLFDARAKLRLALAAFAGDHIV; encoded by the coding sequence GTGGATCGCCAGCTCGTCGCTCGGTGCATCGATGGTGATGGCACCGCTGAGCGGGCGCTGTACGACGCGCACGTCGATCGGATCTACCGGCTGATGCATCGGATGGCCGGCGACGGGGACCTGGCGGCTGACTTCACTCAGGAGGCCTTCATTCGCGCGTTCCAGCGGCTCGAGCAGTTTCGCGGCGACTCATCGCTCGCCACGTGGCTGCACACGATCGCCGTCTCGGTCGCGCTGAACGGGATGCGAAAGGTGAAACGATTGCGCGTGCGCAGTGACACCATGGACTCGATCGCGGAGCTTCCCGCCGCCGGCAATCCGGCGGGATTGACCTCGGATCTCCGCACGCGGCTCCACGCGGCGATCGACGCGCTCTCGGAAAAGCTCCGCCCAGTGTTCGTGATGCACGACGTCGAGGGATACACGCACGACGAGATCGCGGGCACGCTTGGCATTCCCGTGGGCACCTCGAAGGCACGGCTGTTCGACGCACGCGCGAAGCTGCGGTTGGCGCTCGCCGCGTTCGCAGGAGACCACATCGTATGA